In the genome of bacterium, the window GAGGAATTTTAAAATATAAAGTGGATAATCCAAAATGGGAAAAAAGGGATAGGTTTATTTTAAGTAAAGGACAGGCAAGTCCTATTTTATATGTAATTTTAGCAGACCTGGGTTTTTTTCCGATTTCTGCCTGTGATAAATTTTGTTGTGCAGATGGAATGTTTGGAGTTCATTTACAGAATGATGTACCTGGTGTGGAAATAACAACTGGCTCTCTGGGACATGGACTTGGAATTGGTGCTGGTATGGCTTATATTGCTAAAAAGGAAAAAAGGGACTGGTTTGTTTTTGTACTACTGGGCGATGGAGAATTGTATGAAGGTTCTATATGGGAATCTGCTCTTTTTGTATCTCATCATAAATTAAATAATCTTGTTGCTATTGTTGACAGAAATTGGTTATGTGTTACTGATTTTACAGAGAATATAGTTAAACTTGAACCATTAGAAGAAAAATGGGAAAGTTATGGATGGGAAACTGAAAGAATAAATGGCCATGATTTTGGTGAAATATTTAAAGTATTAAAAAATGTAAAAGAAAGGAAATCTGAAAAACCCCTTGTTATTATTGCAAATACAATTAAAGGCAAAGGTGTTTCTTTCATGGAAAATCAGATTTTATGGCATGGTATGGCACCAAAAGGAAAAGAAGCAGAAAAAGCAAAAAAGGAGTTAAATAATGAAAAATAAAACTATGAGAGATTCTTTTTTTGACCGTCTTTATGATTTAGCAAAAAAGGATAAAAATATTTATTTAATTTCTGCTGATATGGGAGCACCTTCTCTTGATAAATATAGAAGAGATTTAAAAGAGCAGTTTATAAATGTTGGAATTGCAGAAGAAAATATGGTCCTAATTGCAACAGGGTTATCTCTGTGTGGAAAAAAGGCATATATATATGCAATAATGCCTTTTGTAACTTCAAGATGCTATGAGATGTTGAAAGTTGATTTATCTCTGATGAATATTCCTGTTACTGCCATTGGAGTTGGTGCTGGTTTTGGTTATGATGATTCAGGACCTACTCATCATTGTACAGAAGATATAACAATAATGAGAGTTTTACCTAATTTTTATATTTTCTCTCCATCAGATAGTTTAATGGCTTATAAATTCGCAGAAATTACTTATAAATTAAAATCTCCTTCTTATGTACGGCTTGATAGAAAAATTCTACCTTTAATATATAAAGAAGATAATGATTTCTCAGATGGACTTTCTGTTTTAAAAGAAGGGAAAGATTTTTATATAATTGGAACTGGAAATATGACACACAGAGCAATTGAGGTAGCAGAAGAACTTGAAAAATACAGAATAAACGCAGGAGTGATTGATTTATACAGAATAAAACCAATAAACGAACAATTACTCATAAAAATAGTTAAAAATACAAAAGGAGTTGTAACTATTGAAGAACATTTGCTTGCAGGTGGAATGGGAAGTGCTGTTATTGAAGTTTTGATGGATAATGGAATAAATTTACCTGTAAAAAGATTTGGAGTAAAAGATAGATATCTTTATGCTTATGGTGGAAGAGAAAACATCCAGAAAATATGCGGACTGGACAAAGAGTCAGTCGTTAATGGAATTCTTGAATGGACAGGAAAAATTTGATTTCTATTGTTTTTTCTTTTAGAAATGAAGAAGAAAATCTTTCTGAATTGATAAAAAGAACAAAAAATGCAATTGAAAAAACAAATTATGATTATGAAATAATTTTTGTAAATGATGCTTCAACAGATAATTCCCTTGAAATTTTAAAAGAATATGCCATTGAAGACAGAAGAATAAAAATAATAAACCTCTCAAGAAGATTTGGATATAATCAAGGACTTATTG includes:
- a CDS encoding transketolase: MKKNKFIEYEKKAKDLRKLVLDMCVKAGTGHVTSSFSCIEILVALYYGGILKYKVDNPKWEKRDRFILSKGQASPILYVILADLGFFPISACDKFCCADGMFGVHLQNDVPGVEITTGSLGHGLGIGAGMAYIAKKEKRDWFVFVLLGDGELYEGSIWESALFVSHHKLNNLVAIVDRNWLCVTDFTENIVKLEPLEEKWESYGWETERINGHDFGEIFKVLKNVKERKSEKPLVIIANTIKGKGVSFMENQILWHGMAPKGKEAEKAKKELNNEK
- a CDS encoding transketolase C-terminal domain-containing protein codes for the protein MKNKTMRDSFFDRLYDLAKKDKNIYLISADMGAPSLDKYRRDLKEQFINVGIAEENMVLIATGLSLCGKKAYIYAIMPFVTSRCYEMLKVDLSLMNIPVTAIGVGAGFGYDDSGPTHHCTEDITIMRVLPNFYIFSPSDSLMAYKFAEITYKLKSPSYVRLDRKILPLIYKEDNDFSDGLSVLKEGKDFYIIGTGNMTHRAIEVAEELEKYRINAGVIDLYRIKPINEQLLIKIVKNTKGVVTIEEHLLAGGMGSAVIEVLMDNGINLPVKRFGVKDRYLYAYGGRENIQKICGLDKESVVNGILEWTGKI